In the Glycine max cultivar Williams 82 chromosome 6, Glycine_max_v4.0, whole genome shotgun sequence genome, GATGTGAAGAAATTTACAACATTTACCtatgatattaaattaattaactgaACTAGATCTAGATCTAAATCCTTTGAAATATCTAAACGGATTATCATTCTGATTTTATATCGGTACATAATATTCCAATAACtagattttaaaagtaattgtaCTTTTTCATATATATCTTTCATAAAAgacaatatttattaaaagacgGTTAAATACTAAACAcctaacaaaaattcaaattgtatAATACATCACTTTGTAGAAAGCTAATCCTTCCTATAAAATCAATCATCGTTAGTATAAAAGTAACTGTACTTTATAATATCGCAACAAATTTAAATGCTTAAAATCAAACTCTTGTAACAAATGTTATATGTTTTCTTAAATATGTAACTGAAAATCACCATGCCTAATTTAGTCTCTTTTATTAACCACAACCCATTCAGGTCGTAGGCTATTGTCTAAActaaatgaatttattaatttaaggcTACAAAAAGAGTTTAGCACTTTCACACTTACACACACTGAATCTTTCCCATGAGTTCATAACCATGAAAGTTCTAAATGACCGTTTCACCCCCCAATCAGTAACAGAAACAGAAAGATGCTAGTTTTCTGACCAGCTCTGAGCCTACTCTGACCGTTACTCCCCTTAACCCCTTTGTCTCCTTCTTGGTCTTGATGAAATGACCAAGTTACCCTTTTGGGATCTAACCagggttaatattttttttttccttctatgaTTGTGTCTTGCTTTCTATGTTAGTCTTGATTATGCTTTCTTAATGCACCTACTTTGGCTGTGGTGATTGATAATTTCCTTCCTCCTGTCAACGTCCATCCATTTCCATGATGCAACCCAACTAAACAAATAAGAGTGCCAGTTGAACTGATTGGGCCAGATAAATTATTGTGCATCATTATTTGGTATTTTGTGTGAATCTCACAATACCCTATATGATATGCAATTGTgtttctaatttctaattaCTGATATATGacctaaaaaaacaattttttcatatgCTTTTTAATCTCATCTAAATTGAATAATGGAAATTAACAATCCATTTTCTAAACTTCcacacttattatttatttgaaaatgtaCATGTGGACTATTCATTTATTCTTATCTAAAGAATAACATAAATTAAGTTTCATATTATAATGTGAAGAGCTGTCCTTGTCACtcttatattttctattattattattattattgttattattattaacttaaaactttttattagataattaataagatgaataatttattaaaacttcttttatctaattaaaattttaaataacaattataattctttaattttgaacAAAAGTCATCTCTTAACCATATTACTCGCTTAattttcatacatttttttattgaatgacacttgacatggaaaaaaaatagctataaatcaatttacacaaatttattttaacttaattaatggTCTCATCtttgacttaaaaaaaagtaatcttaactttaaattttaaatatataactatgttaaatacttaaaatgAGATTATTATTGATTATAATAATCATATTCAACTCAAAGTAAAATTATCTCTACTAGAAAATATCAATATTCtctattaagaaaataaaatcaaacacaataataacagtattttgatattaaattctatttaaaaatagttattcaCTTACAAGGATGGTTCAATGTTATTTAGatcaaagtaaaattttaaaattagtcattataaaccaattaaaaaattattaaaataattttattttatttcagtgttattttttagattatttaagatataaaaattacttattaatttgtgataattaatttcatttaacatttttatcGTTAATAAAGTTAATTCatttaatctttattaaaaCACTTttggttttaatgaaaattttatttgtatgtttGGAATTTTAAGGAGTTTTAGCTTATTTTGCGAATAAAAAAGTTCAactgatattaattttaaaaatattattttaaataaataattttaataattcaatTATCAGTCCAATTCttagaatatttattaaagCAAGTGTTTTTAGCTAcaaatatcatttaatataaaaatattattcataaatattagaaattgttgtaaagaaatttaataattaataatagaactctagatttaataaaatcaatttatatcaATCCTAATGCATTATTAATTCGATTCAATTACTTAATAAAAGACATTTTAGACAAATGAAAAGCGAGTTGGCTGAAGATGATgacaatatataatatagatCAATATATACTCCTTATAACAGgaacgaaaaataaaaaatgttattcgtGTGTCTCTTTCTAcaccttttatgaaaaaaataagaaaaaagacctattaaattttttatatactatatatatagagTAAAATAGGTTACTTACCTGATGCTGATCAACTAATCAAACATTTATTAATAAGTGTGttctaatatgaaattattccaacttaatatgttattttaaatttgagttctAACTTAATCACTTATTTTAAGTTTGTGTCCAAGATATGTAGTTCTTAAGTTTGAGTTCATGATAAGTAGTTATTTTAATACTTAGAGAAAGAATTTTACTACATATAATTCATAGCaaacaaaattgtttttgatagaaaatacctatcatgtttgcctaaaaggaaaaacaaaatggTTATTCAAGGTGAAAACCCGTATATTGAAAATGAGATGCTAGAGAGTAGTAGACATGAAAGCAGTGTTTTGCTTTTACTTTCGGGCAAGGGTAAGAAGCAATAATTAAGGTCAAGCAAACATCCTAATTATTTTAGCATGTACTAACAATGCTTGGAACTTTCAAGATAAGTTACAACATACATTCAAGCAAAGGACCAACAACTACATTTATAAGCATAAAACAAATCAACGTAAGATGTAGTTGAGACATATAGTTTGATATTGAGTAGAGTAACCAGCATGGGTCATAAAATATCGTTGCAAATTAAACCTCTGAAGCCATCCATTCATCATCATCCAATGAGACCCACACCACCACAcagcagataaaaaaaattattaattagaacAAATAATTCAACACTAGCTCATTAATTAAAGTctgaaatttgttttttaacttaaatatcGAACTGTaatctaaatttattttcattaactaAAGTGcggagttttgatttttaacttaaatatagAGTTATAActgaagatatttttattattttgatgatgatagtattaatattaagtaatttctattaaaaattataaatattttttttgtcgaagaatgcaaacacatataaaataaatatttttctcttaaaataatttatttaatactcAAAACTTAAATCCTGAATGAGTAGAGGCATAAATCAGTATCACTTGATCATTATTAATACTTGAAACATTACTTTAGTCCAAAATGAAACCATGggataagagaaaaaattagtAAGTTTTAAGTAAGAAGTCTCCAAATacctaagagtgtgtttggatggagaaatttaaaattctgataaattttaaatatttcgattcaaattcttttattttcaaaattttgtatttggataaaaaaaattaaaattatgaggatgaaaaaaaaatgaatggaaaaaagagaagatatggTTAGTGTGCTAGTTATATGTGTTCCTCTATGTTAACAGCTGATCGATATTTTTAGGAGATCAGATCGTGTTCCGAAGACCgtaaaaagaaaagttcaatttctcatcttttagaagaaaattgaaatttcaaattttagttgtttaaaattctattttaaaatttcaaaattttaaatttttcataaaaaacattcaaacaaacaataaattttaaattacaaaaatttaaatttctctgATAGATTATTTTcctcaattaaaattctttattcAGAAGCACTATAaaggtatttaaaaaaaatcaccaacaACCCAAGGGCAACATAGTCACTCCACACCCACCCATGACCTTTTCTTAAACAGCCTCTACATTTTCCTTTCCACCCTCGtcacaagaaaaaaagaaaactcccctTAAACCCCCCCCCttcatgttcttttcttttctctttttgctctAAGCAAAAACCACCACTCCGCACCACACCACCACCATGGCAGCAAGAGCAAAAACTCCCCTTAACACTCTCTCCTCTTTCACATTCACACtctttctctcattctctctccTCCAACTTTCTCTCTCCTCCCCCACCACCATCCACGACCTTCTCCGCTCCAAAGGCTTACCACCGGGGCTCCTCCCGGAGGAGGTGAAATCCTACACCTTCTCTGAAACTGGGCACTTGGAAGTGTTCCTGGACGCACCATGCCTCACAAAATACGAGAACAGAGTCCTCTTCGAACAAGTCGTCACTGCTAACCTCACCTACGGAAGCCTCATAGGAGTGGAGGGTCTCCAGCAAGAAGAACTCTTCGTGTGGCTACCTGTCAAGGACATTATCGTAAATGACCCCTCTTCCGGGTTGATACTCTTTGACATTGGCCTCGCCCACAAACAGCTCTCGCTGTCCCTCTTTGAAGATCCACCTCACTGCAAAAATCAaggtataaattaattataactataatAATTTCGATCACACTACTACTAcccctcaatttttttatttggatctCCTTTTAAACATGGTTTTcactgagatttttttttttatatataatgttagTTGTTGATTggtagtttgtttttttttaagaagaaaattgtATTcgggattttttttctcttttatttttcattttcccaCTAAGTAAAACTTATAATTCTTTGTTTTCACTTAGATCTGCCACTACCCTTTTGATACTACTTTCCAAAACTATATATGCAACAATATTGGGTCACACTGCAAACAATTGAGAGTTCTTTGACCATATCAATTATCAATCTACTGTCTCCTGCAGTCTTTCTGAATGAttctacattatttttaaatttttttaccattttttgggagtgtgagtgaggcactgaattttttttggaattttgtgTTGATCGAGGTTTCTGTTGTTTTGTGCAAAAGAAAAACAGCTGCTCCTTCTCACAGCTTCATTCATGACTCTCGTTTCACGAACTGAATACTTGTGGAGTTACAGCAGaagctattttataaaataaataaaaaaaccaattttGTTACTCTAACGTTATTCTCTCTCTTACAATAGTCccctaaaataatattatttttttaagtaatcttTCAGTTGTTGAATATGTATCAGTCAGCTTAGTTCCTGAGATGTTATACTTAAGTAAAGTTCAGGAACtacttcaaatagtttttttagtatttagtaCTACTCCATCCACATAATTTCTAATGTTTTTggatttatttatgtaatttgttttattttaaggaTCATATAGTATTAAATGGGTAGtttactcttaattttttttactaactttcaaaaaaattatttgctttCTCTGAATTTACCTCTCATGTCTTCACATCCCAATTACCACACTGTCCTTGAAAAAATACAAGAAGCTCAAGACAATCACATCCTCACTCAACTTTTTCATTCAGACAAAAACAATTAAGAGGAACTTTCCTGTGTTCAAAGGGGGAAAAAAGTACAATATTCTACGCAATATGTCAGTTCCTGAGGCTCCTTATTCTGCATCTCACAGTAACATTTTTAGGCCAGATCAGTGCAGGTTCATGTGGGTGGGGTTAATTACTTGATTTTATCTGTTTTGTTGTTTctagttgttttctttttctttttctttttatttgcatTGTCATCATTTGAAACTTTGCGTGAATTTTTCAAAGGGCTTAATTAAAAGACGAGATTTTTTTGTTCATATGCAAAACTCGTGGCTGAGGCTGATTGTATGGTTGTGCAGGTGGGTTGAGGAATCATGTGAGGAAGGAAAAAGGTTTCTTCGAGGCCCTGAGGTAGAAAAAGATGCCACCTTATTTTTTTCAGGCTTCACTTGTTGTCTTTTTCTTTGGTcatgtttatataaattttagccTTGCAATATTATTGCAACTATATAGTAGTCATATGAATTAATGGAAGTAGGTGCTTGTAGCGTAGAGGTTGAGCATTGTAAAAatgtgaggagagagagaggagaacaaaagaagaaaaaaaactatggaATCTGATAATGTCGtaatcaaatttaacttttgttCATTGTGTTGTTCTGTTTTGAGATAAAAAGATATGATAATTGTCAAAGCAAAGGATCAAATCTAGGTTTATGAATTCGCAAAGCAATGACTAGGAAACTTGCCAACGAAAATGGGGAAGAAGAGGTATTAGGAATATGTTAATTGTCCCTTCGTTTTTTTATGCCTTTCTCTGGCACATTGATATTACAACtggatttttttgttctttactttttgttagGGGAATAACTGATTGGAAGAATTGATTAAgattcttagagagaaaaataatatattcttgGCCCTcagaatattaattttagttcttaaaaaaatttaatacatttttaatagaaaaacatattttcagtcTTAATAATGAACTAAAACAATATCACTGTTTTTATaaatgaactaaaaataaaaaacatatcaaactgttctttaagaactaaaaCTAAGTTTCAAGATATTATGaggaataaaaacataatttatataaaaaaattgatcttcGCTGTCCAAAAAGTTAACTTGATCGTCTAGGCTTGCACACTTTGCATAAAGAATCCTTTACTTTGAAAGGAGAAAAGCttctctttcaaaaggacaattGGTGTTGATGTAGCATTGAACTCCTCTTGAGCATCAATGGCATGCGAGTCTTCTTTCACATACCATATTAAATAGATTGATCATAGTATAATATTTAAGCTTTGCTATGTCTAATCTCGTGATAAAAAAAGGTAATATACTGTTTACCCACGTTATTTCTACATGCTCTGAAATATCAACGttgaaaaaatatctaaatttggGTCATTCAATGGAATTAGTATCATGTGCATGGTAtgagatttttaaatttagacaAAACTTTAGAATAAACattaaaagtgtttttaaaaaatatgtttaatttgagCCTTTTTAGTCAAACCAACATAAAAGCAAACTTGATTGCTTTGCTGGATGCAACACGAGTTATTGAATTGCAACGGCACAAAATTACAATTTCCATGATAATTGCTTTTATTAGGAGTTTAGCTTTTCTTTTCGGTGAAAAAGTTAACaactttttattgttaatattatCCTTTAGATGGATTTTGGGAATTTGGAAATGAGGAGGGGAGTATAGTAGGTTGAAGTGTGAAACTGTTCGAAAGTCATACTCAAATAATGCCATGATTGTGTTAAGTGCGTCTATTGCTGTAAATCAAGAAGTCAAAAAATCATAGAACAATAAGATTCTCTTTTCTTGAGACAAGTTTACAAAACAACGGAGGAGAAAAAAGTTTCACGAGAAGGAAATGTCGACAAAAAATGCATGTGGCAAATTATATTCTTCTCTCTCCCAAACCTTAAGTTTggttttttcttaaagaaaattaaaaatcttataagaattctaatatatttttgttgagaTTTTAGTGAatctttataaaatatcaataaccaCCCATGATAGTTAATCGGTAAACGTGACAAAATCTTctgtataattaatataattatcttatgtAACgtctatatattaatttgatgaactcacttaatttaattaaataaaataaaatctactaataataaataattaatataattatcttataatattaactcacgttaattattgaaataaaaaattttaataatttttttccttagt is a window encoding:
- the LOC100500370 gene encoding uncharacterized protein LOC100500370 precursor, producing the protein MAARAKTPLNTLSSFTFTLFLSFSLLQLSLSSPTTIHDLLRSKGLPPGLLPEEVKSYTFSETGHLEVFLDAPCLTKYENRVLFEQVVTANLTYGSLIGVEGLQQEELFVWLPVKDIIVNDPSSGLILFDIGLAHKQLSLSLFEDPPHCKNQGGLRNHVRKEKGFFEALR